The following proteins come from a genomic window of Solea solea chromosome 3, fSolSol10.1, whole genome shotgun sequence:
- the prox3 gene encoding prospero homeobox 3 isoform X1, with amino-acid sequence MDSSNPPTPLHSTPAAVAAAAVVEEHGLTRGLSREEKNLHSSDTTGERRRGLKVRVAEQRVNREERGTERNGTEGLAGSAVISRASCRQTDRRTVDRPTQSAQEPGDTAGAGTPLYARTSQLLLFEIQWIVWFGCAVMDSPPDLFSDSAPKIHAFASTLSSSDLSVVHPEPSAGRPPPAFRPPVFPLIHHLHQPGGASRRIGGQLGTSPSTHRHLEERNLEEGGGEKDGQVEQGSDGGEEGALEGEEGFLEVKKRHSALTAEWSQDILKVKRMKLESRQRDGEADEGGVRREIGREGRRREREELKEQLEEARERLQVLQEKVWRAFGEKHLAEEEEKKRRHRGGNRGAAEGGDGDMGMMEEADITEGMYDDDDIDDGEIEKESFSFLSVSPFDNFHKQREERQKEREERMERGRGGGLHVEGLMEGAGLWLDCGGLVRGDWDGGIQEEGEEGGQKFAQALKLELGSAVARVIDRVLRLYTETEDLAPSSPPAAISFHPSDVGNDGGREKGEWTGLLASGRGKEKTRGKEEKMGGQDREREKQLRKMRNGNMVAPGQSHRADASDLANPLAAQRSPDPRKAHALLGPPLSSHMNPSHPNLSMHHASLPRPPPPLSHPSLLPPASQPKDPSSSSSSHPSSSSSSASSSSFPVPPPPPPPLPLPLLHYSMQQLFSRALHHPQLPHLPPPRKDFLSSDPFLEFSSHPSSHPSFPPLPLLGHLDPSLARHALGGRERGVRGDGGMRGGGGMDGGELYLTAGGISFSRDEGLSPCHLKKAKLMFFYARYPSSNTLKTFFPDVKFNRCVTSQMIKWFSNFREFFYIQMERFARQAVREALTRDGAPRLGRESQLRVGRDTELYRILNMHYNKSNIYQVPDRFIEVSEVALREFYAAIWTGRDSDPCWKKGIYKIICKLDSPVPDAFRLPGCPVG; translated from the exons ATGGACAGCTCAAACCcgcccactccactccactccacaccggcagcagtagcagcagcagcggttgtGGAAGAACATGGTTTGACACGGGGTTTGtcgagggaggaaaaaaacctgcacagcagtgacacaactggtgagaggaggagggggctgaAGGTGAGAGTTGCGGAACAAAGAgtaaacagagaggagaggggaacGGAACGGAACGGAACAGAAGGGCTCGCTGGTTCCGCTGTCATCTCCCGGGccagctgcagacagacagacagacggacagtcGACCGACCGACGCAGAGCGCGCAGGAGCCTGGAGACACCGCTGGAGCTGGAACACCT CTCTATGCAAGGACATCGCAGCTCCTTCTCTTTGAAATACAGTGGATTGTTTGGTTTGGCTGTGCAG TGATGGATTCACCCCCAGATCTTTTCAGTGACTCTGCTCCAAAGATCCATGCGTTTGCTTCCACTCTGAGCTCTTCAGATCTCTCTGTAGTTCATCCCGAGCCCAGTGCAGGTCGCCCTCCTCCTGCCTTCAGGCCTCCGGTCTTTCCCCTCATTCATCACCTCCACCAGCCGGGTGGAGCTTCCAGGAGAATCGGAGGACAACTCGGCACAAGCCCGAGCACACACAGGCACCTGGAGGAGAGGAATCTGGAGGAaggtggaggagaaaaggaCGGACAAGTGGAGCAAGGGAGTGATGGCGGAGAGGAGGGAGCcctggagggagaggagggctttttggaggtgaagaagaggcACAGTGCCCTCACTGCAGAGTGGAGTCAAGACATCCTGAAAGTGAAGAGGATGAAACTGGAGAGCAGGCAGAGAGATGGGGAGGCTGATGAGGGAGGGGTGAGGCGCGAGatagggagggaggggagaaggCGGGAGAGGGAAGAGCTGAAagagcagctggaggaggcaAGAGAGAGACTGCAGGTCCTGCAGGAGAAAGTCTGGAGGGCTTTTGGGGAAAAGCACcttgcagaggaggaggagaagaaaaggaggCACAGAGGTGGaaacagaggagcagcagagggggGAGACGGAGACATGGGGATGATGGAAGAGGCAGACATTACTGAAGGGATGtacgatgatgatgacattgATGACGGAGAAATTGAAAAGGAatccttttcctttctctctgtttcccctTTTGATAACTTccacaaacagagagaagagaggcagaaagagagagaggagaggatggagagaggaagaggaggaggactccACGTGGAGGGCCTAATGGAGGGGGCGGGGTTGTGGCTGGATTGTGGAGGACTGGTCAGAGGTGACTGGGATGGAGGGATTcaagaggagggtgaggagggaggGCAGAAATTTGCCCAGGCTCTGAAGCTGGAGCTGGGCAGTGCCGTGGCACGAGTCATCGACCGAGTTCTCCGCCTCTACACCGAGACGGAAGATCTGGCTCCGTCTTCTCCTCCTGCCGCCATCTCTTTCCACCCATCTGATGTAGGAAATGATGGCGGGAGGGAGAAGGGAGAGTGGACTGGACTCCTGGCCAGTGGACGAGggaaggagaagacgaggggTAAGGAGGAGAAGATGGGAGGGcaggacagagaaagagagaagcagCTCCGAAAGATGAGGAACGGCAACATGGTGGCACCAGGGCAGTCACATCGCGCCGATGCATCAGATCTGGCGAATCCACTCGCTGCTCAGAGGTCACCTGACCCCCGGAAGGCTCACGCACTCCTCGGCCCGCCTCTCTCTTCTCACATGAATCCCTCTCACCCCAACCTCTCCATGCATCACGCTTCTCTGCCCcgccctcctccccctctctcccaccCTTCCCTCTTACCCCCGGCGTCGCAACCCAAAgacccatcctcctcctccagctcccacccctcctcgtcctcctcctctgcctcctcctcatccttccccgtgcctccacctcctccaccccctctccctctcccactGCTGCACTACTCCATGCAGCAGCTCTTCTCCCGCGCACTGCACCACCCGCAGCTCCCGCACCTGCCACCACCCCGCAAGGACTTCCTGAGCTCTGACCCCTTCCTGGAGTTCTCGTCTCACCCGTCTTCTCACCCCTCCTTCCCGCCGCTCCCGCTGCTCGGTCACCTGGACCCCTCCCTCGCCCGTCACGCCCTCGGGGGCCGGGAGAGAGGGGTGAGAGGAGATGGGGGCATGAGAGGAGGCGGAGGGATGGACGGAGGAGAGCTCTACCTGACGGCTGGGGGAATATCCTTTTCGAGAGAT GAGGGCTTGTCTCCGTGCCACCTGAAGAAAGCTAAGCTCATGTTCTTCTACGCACGTTACCCCAGCTCCAACACGCTCAAGACCTTTTTCCCTGAtgtcaag TTTAACCGCTGTGTGACCTCCCAGATGATTAAATGGTTCAGCAACTTCAGAGAGTTCTTCTACATCCAGATGGAGCGCTTTGCACGGCAGGCTGTCCGCGAGGCTCTCACCCG agatgGTGCTCCTCGTCTGGGCAGAGAGAGTCAGCTGAGAGTGGGCCGCGACACAGAGCTGTACCGCATACTTAACATGCACTACAATAAAAGTAACATCTACCag GTGCCAGACAGGTTTATTGAAGTGTCAGAAGTTGCCCTGAGGGAATTTTATGCAGCCATTTGGACCGGGAGAGACAGCGACCCCTGCTGGAAGAAAGGGATCTACAAAATCATTTGTAAACTGGACAGTCCTGTACCAGATGCCTTCAGACTGCCTGGTTGTCCTGTTGGCTGA
- the prox3 gene encoding prospero homeobox 3 isoform X2, translating into MDSSNPPTPLHSTPAAVAAAAVVEEHGLTRGLSREEKNLHSSDTTGERRRGLKVRVAEQRVNREERGTERNGTEGLAGSAVISRASCRQTDRRTVDRPTQSAQEPGDTAGAGTPLYARTSQLLLFEIQWIVWFGCAVMDSPPDLFSDSAPKIHAFASTLSSSDLSVVHPEPSAGRPPPAFRPPVFPLIHHLHQPGGASRRIGGQLGTSPSTHRHLEERNLEEGGGEKDGQVEQGSDGGEEGALEGEEGFLEVKKRHSALTAEWSQDILKVKRMKLESRQRDGEADEGGVRREIGREGRRREREELKEQLEEARERLQVLQEKVWRAFGEKHLAEEEEKKRRHRGGNRGAAEGGDGDMGMMEEADITEGMYDDDDIDDGEIEKESFSFLSVSPFDNFHKQREERQKEREERMERGRGGGLHVEGLMEGAGLWLDCGGLVRGDWDGGIQEEGEEGGQKFAQALKLELGSAVARVIDRVLRLYTETEDLAPSSPPAAISFHPSDVGNDGGREKGEWTGLLASGRGKEKTRGKEEKMGGQDREREKQLRKMRNGNMVAPGQSHRADASDLANPLAAQRSPDPRKAHALLGPPLSSHMNPSHPNLSMHHASLPRPPPPLSHPSLLPPASQPKDPSSSSSSHPSSSSSSASSSSFPVPPPPPPPLPLPLLHYSMQQLFSRALHHPQLPHLPPPRKDFLSSDPFLEFSSHPSSHPSFPPLPLLGHLDPSLARHALGGRERGVRGDGGMRGGGGMDGGELYLTAGGIQEGLSPCHLKKAKLMFFYARYPSSNTLKTFFPDVKFNRCVTSQMIKWFSNFREFFYIQMERFARQAVREALTRDGAPRLGRESQLRVGRDTELYRILNMHYNKSNIYQVPDRFIEVSEVALREFYAAIWTGRDSDPCWKKGIYKIICKLDSPVPDAFRLPGCPVG; encoded by the exons ATGGACAGCTCAAACCcgcccactccactccactccacaccggcagcagtagcagcagcagcggttgtGGAAGAACATGGTTTGACACGGGGTTTGtcgagggaggaaaaaaacctgcacagcagtgacacaactggtgagaggaggagggggctgaAGGTGAGAGTTGCGGAACAAAGAgtaaacagagaggagaggggaacGGAACGGAACGGAACAGAAGGGCTCGCTGGTTCCGCTGTCATCTCCCGGGccagctgcagacagacagacagacggacagtcGACCGACCGACGCAGAGCGCGCAGGAGCCTGGAGACACCGCTGGAGCTGGAACACCT CTCTATGCAAGGACATCGCAGCTCCTTCTCTTTGAAATACAGTGGATTGTTTGGTTTGGCTGTGCAG TGATGGATTCACCCCCAGATCTTTTCAGTGACTCTGCTCCAAAGATCCATGCGTTTGCTTCCACTCTGAGCTCTTCAGATCTCTCTGTAGTTCATCCCGAGCCCAGTGCAGGTCGCCCTCCTCCTGCCTTCAGGCCTCCGGTCTTTCCCCTCATTCATCACCTCCACCAGCCGGGTGGAGCTTCCAGGAGAATCGGAGGACAACTCGGCACAAGCCCGAGCACACACAGGCACCTGGAGGAGAGGAATCTGGAGGAaggtggaggagaaaaggaCGGACAAGTGGAGCAAGGGAGTGATGGCGGAGAGGAGGGAGCcctggagggagaggagggctttttggaggtgaagaagaggcACAGTGCCCTCACTGCAGAGTGGAGTCAAGACATCCTGAAAGTGAAGAGGATGAAACTGGAGAGCAGGCAGAGAGATGGGGAGGCTGATGAGGGAGGGGTGAGGCGCGAGatagggagggaggggagaaggCGGGAGAGGGAAGAGCTGAAagagcagctggaggaggcaAGAGAGAGACTGCAGGTCCTGCAGGAGAAAGTCTGGAGGGCTTTTGGGGAAAAGCACcttgcagaggaggaggagaagaaaaggaggCACAGAGGTGGaaacagaggagcagcagagggggGAGACGGAGACATGGGGATGATGGAAGAGGCAGACATTACTGAAGGGATGtacgatgatgatgacattgATGACGGAGAAATTGAAAAGGAatccttttcctttctctctgtttcccctTTTGATAACTTccacaaacagagagaagagaggcagaaagagagagaggagaggatggagagaggaagaggaggaggactccACGTGGAGGGCCTAATGGAGGGGGCGGGGTTGTGGCTGGATTGTGGAGGACTGGTCAGAGGTGACTGGGATGGAGGGATTcaagaggagggtgaggagggaggGCAGAAATTTGCCCAGGCTCTGAAGCTGGAGCTGGGCAGTGCCGTGGCACGAGTCATCGACCGAGTTCTCCGCCTCTACACCGAGACGGAAGATCTGGCTCCGTCTTCTCCTCCTGCCGCCATCTCTTTCCACCCATCTGATGTAGGAAATGATGGCGGGAGGGAGAAGGGAGAGTGGACTGGACTCCTGGCCAGTGGACGAGggaaggagaagacgaggggTAAGGAGGAGAAGATGGGAGGGcaggacagagaaagagagaagcagCTCCGAAAGATGAGGAACGGCAACATGGTGGCACCAGGGCAGTCACATCGCGCCGATGCATCAGATCTGGCGAATCCACTCGCTGCTCAGAGGTCACCTGACCCCCGGAAGGCTCACGCACTCCTCGGCCCGCCTCTCTCTTCTCACATGAATCCCTCTCACCCCAACCTCTCCATGCATCACGCTTCTCTGCCCcgccctcctccccctctctcccaccCTTCCCTCTTACCCCCGGCGTCGCAACCCAAAgacccatcctcctcctccagctcccacccctcctcgtcctcctcctctgcctcctcctcatccttccccgtgcctccacctcctccaccccctctccctctcccactGCTGCACTACTCCATGCAGCAGCTCTTCTCCCGCGCACTGCACCACCCGCAGCTCCCGCACCTGCCACCACCCCGCAAGGACTTCCTGAGCTCTGACCCCTTCCTGGAGTTCTCGTCTCACCCGTCTTCTCACCCCTCCTTCCCGCCGCTCCCGCTGCTCGGTCACCTGGACCCCTCCCTCGCCCGTCACGCCCTCGGGGGCCGGGAGAGAGGGGTGAGAGGAGATGGGGGCATGAGAGGAGGCGGAGGGATGGACGGAGGAGAGCTCTACCTGACGGCTGGGGGA ATCCAGGAGGGCTTGTCTCCGTGCCACCTGAAGAAAGCTAAGCTCATGTTCTTCTACGCACGTTACCCCAGCTCCAACACGCTCAAGACCTTTTTCCCTGAtgtcaag TTTAACCGCTGTGTGACCTCCCAGATGATTAAATGGTTCAGCAACTTCAGAGAGTTCTTCTACATCCAGATGGAGCGCTTTGCACGGCAGGCTGTCCGCGAGGCTCTCACCCG agatgGTGCTCCTCGTCTGGGCAGAGAGAGTCAGCTGAGAGTGGGCCGCGACACAGAGCTGTACCGCATACTTAACATGCACTACAATAAAAGTAACATCTACCag GTGCCAGACAGGTTTATTGAAGTGTCAGAAGTTGCCCTGAGGGAATTTTATGCAGCCATTTGGACCGGGAGAGACAGCGACCCCTGCTGGAAGAAAGGGATCTACAAAATCATTTGTAAACTGGACAGTCCTGTACCAGATGCCTTCAGACTGCCTGGTTGTCCTGTTGGCTGA
- the tmem179ba gene encoding transmembrane protein 179B: MMALTGLLLVELCLYASCFVCGIVAAASVTIVQGNFGGQCMLYGLVSYNATANLIGVQSSTSPSLCYFVSAISVMVAVVCFSLSLYWVYTLCIDREVKRERVWMNLIVAMCGVFLFFLLITGCMLKIGRDSLCNSITSAVPNVTRCEEAQTRKWVSPLNGERFYNSLHKAETAVWINLFFWLIIGVLVVVQRRQSPLTKLIVAGYGGPAGGLFGDPGVTAAETEPFFHRPARPQ; the protein is encoded by the exons ATGATGGCGTTGACTGGGCTGCTGCTGGTGGAACTGTGTCTGTACGCCAGCTGTTTCGTGTGTGGAATTGTTGCCGCCGCATCTGTCACCATCGTCCAG gGTAATTTCGGAGGTCAGTGTATGCTGTACGGTCTTGTTAGCTACAATGCTACAGCGAACCTCATTGGAGTCCAGTCGTCCACCTCCCCGTCTCTGTGCTACTTTGTGTCGGCCATATCGGTCATGGTGGCCGTGGtgtgcttctccctctctctgtactGGGTGTACACACTCTGCATCGATAGGGAAGTGAAAAG GGAGCGTGTGTGGATGAACCTGATTGTGGCCATGTGCGGTGTCTTCCTGTTCTTCCTGCTCATCACGGGCTGCATGCTGAAGATCGGACGTGACTCTCTCTGCAACTCCATCACGAGCGCCGTTCCCAACGTTACCAG aTGTGAAGAGGCCCAGACCAGAAAATGGGTCAGTCCACTGAATGGAGAGCGGTTCTACAACAGTCTGCACAAAGCTGAG ACAGCGGTGTGGATCAACCTCTTCTTCTGGCTCATCATTGGGGTTCTGGTTGTCGTTCAGCGGCGCCAGAGTCCGCTGACTAAGCTGATCGTGGCAGGGTACGGCGGGCCAGCCGGCGGCCTTTTTGGTGACCCAGGTGTGACGGCTGCAGAGACTGAGCCGTTCTTCCACCGTCCTGCAAGGCCACAGTGA